One Dermacentor andersoni chromosome 6, qqDerAnde1_hic_scaffold, whole genome shotgun sequence genomic window carries:
- the LOC126522554 gene encoding dual serine/threonine and tyrosine protein kinase-like isoform X4: MKRSGRRKKMSANLPGEFAKFAKNSKYLRRIWRDTKASLDDIAKCGYFSEDQLAQLCLNETDDQFIGSAVTQPVALVVLGHSCWAKARVVNELFGQAVLPVTSPVGDESQLTWRMVRFSAGNQTEISLALPNSFELVEHLAAYDQPWRTIPRADLEVEAEARKDPALSTAALEIRMKHPLLRDEVHVVATPCNDSLSFEQTYRRATEGCTPLLLYAFAEEAFTEKELADLYELKRIAPKTPVLFIRANMPATSELTESEQHARSLRNARLAEQVQLCTAYVDGENSGSEDKQAAETPMQTEEEAPRSVITLPVTAQQQLSNLGYLSKHFPEKQRHHDRRRPNMRCANGCSPSSELVENFDDFACNVCLFVRSALQSLLVSAASLLNTTHLHCLRTFILTAFDMTRDMMITPKRLAYARKQETGLYHALMEVASHKQEEIRLLIVGAIENLRSEVLQRAAEYPFEGVIVDEGEQAAPPTASVLQMCTSQIQDLVLGMLNAAVAEKLVGSMNCLRESFVGTLERCLASLEGVCKEDDCMQASNALKQILNAAYQVEVTVKTSSSLLWVLWEKMKQLVQTLPGRAPPRIDAEWRQRVAADMLESLSEWRLARCICAQFRERLRSSHEQFQAAMRQLEAVHSGRLERTETQRIKVRKLHAPRLARCALESTSLRDEILYGMPQLGRELGRGQYGVVYSSEPWGGRSPCAVKSVVPPDDKHWNDLAMEFFYTRSVPDHDRIVQIRGSVIDHNYAGGTTPAVLLVMDRMQRDLYTALRTGLNWPARLRVALDVVQGIRFLHSQGLVHRDIKLKNVLCP; encoded by the exons accagcttgcCCAGCTGTGTCTGAATGAGACAGACGACCAGTTCATTGGGAGCGCAGTGACTCAGCCTGTTGCCCTGGTGGTTCTTGGCCACAGCTGCTGGGCCAAGGCACGGGTGGTCAACGAGCTGTTTGGCCAGGCGGTGCTGCCAGTCACCTCGCCTGTCGGGGATGAAAGCCAGCTCACCTGGAGAATG GTTCGTTTCTCAGCAGGTAACCAGACAGAGATTAGCCTGGCCTTGCCCAATAGTTTCGAGCTAGTGGAGCACTTGGCCGCCTATGACCAGCCCTGGAGGACTATTCCACGAGCTGACCTTGAAGTCGAG GCCGAGGCACGCAAGGATCCAGCCCTGAGCACTGCTGCTCTGGAGATCCGCATGAAGCACCCACTGCTTCGGGACGAAGTGCACGTTGTGGCCACACCTTGCAACGACAGCCTTTCCTTCGAGCAGACCTATCGGCGAGCGACTGAAGGTTGCACTCCGCTGCTGTTATATGCATTCGCAGAGGAAGCCTTCACAGAGAAG GAGCTGGCTGACCTGTACGAACTGAAGCGGATCGCTCCCAAAACCCCAGTGCTGTTCATCCGGGCCAACATGCCAGCCACATCGGAGTTGACGGAATCGGAGCAACACGCTCGCAGTCTGCGCAATGCCAGACTTGCAGAGCAGGTTCAGCTGTGCACTGCATATGTTGACGGCGAGAACAGTGGCAGCGAGGACAAACAGGCGGCGGAGACCCCCATGCAGACCGAG GAGGAAGCCCCAAGGTCCGTAATCACCTTGCCCGTGACAGCACAACAGCAGCTGAGCAACCTGGGCTACCTTTCCAAGCACTTTCCAGAGAAACAACGGCACCATGACCGGCGGAGGCCGAACATGAGGTGCGCCAATGGGTGCTCACCCAGCTCGGAGCTCGTCGAGAACTTCGACGACTTTGCCTG CAACGTCTGCCTGTTCGTACGGAGCGCTCTTCAGTCGTTGCTGGTGAGTGCCGCATCACTGCTCAACACAACGCACTTGCACTGCCTGCGAACATTCATCCTGACGGCATTCGACATGACGCGGGACATGATGATCACGCCCAAGCGGCTGGCGTATGCGCGCAAGCAGGAGACGGGACTCTACCATGCGCTTATGGAGGTAGCCAGCCACAAGCAGGAGGAGATCCGGCTACTCATTGTGGGTGCCATCGAAAACTTGCGCAGCGAGGTGCTTCAGCGAGCGGCCGAGTACCCCTTCGAAG GTGTCATTGTGGACGAAGGTGAGCAGGCTGCCCCACCAACAGCCAGTGTCCTCCAGATGTGCACATCCCAGATTCAGGACCTCGTGCTGGGAATGCTCAATGCAGCTGTCGCAGAGAAGCTTGTCGGCTCTATGAACTGCCTTCGTGAGAGCTTTGTGG GCACTCTGGAGAGGTGCCTAGCAAGTCTGGAAGGCGTCTGCAAAGAAGACGACTGTATGCAGGCCAGCAATGCTCTCAAGCAAATTCTCAATGCAGCATACCAG GTGGAGGTTACCGTGAAAACCAGCTCTTCGCTCCTCTGGGTCCTCTGGGAGAAAATGAAGCAG CTTGTGCAGACACTGCCAGGTCGTGCTCCACCACGGATCGACGCGGAGTGGCGCCAGAGGGTGGCCGCAGATATGCTAGAGTCACTGAGCGAGTGGCGGCTGGCACGCTGCATCTGCGCTCAGTTCCGTGAGCGACTGCGGTCCTCGCATGAGCAGTTTCAAGCTGCCATGAGACAGCTGGAGGCTGTCCACTCTGGCCGCCTCGAGCGTACAGAGACGCAGAGGATCAAG GTACGAAAGCTGCATGCACCACGCCTGGCCCGCTGTGCCCTGGAGAGCACATCCTTGCGGGACGAGATCCTTTACGGGATGCCCCAGCTGGGGCGTGAACTGGGCCGGGGCCAGTACGGCGTAGTATACTCGAGTGAACCCTGGGGTGGGCGGTCTCCATGCGCGGTCAAGTCAGTGGTGCCTCCCGATGACAAGCACTGGAATGACCTGGCCATGGAGTTTTTCTACACACGCAGTGTGCCTGACCATGACCGCATTGTACAGATACGGGGGTCTGTCATTGACCACAACTACGCTGGTGGTACCACACCCGCGGTGCTGCTTGTCATGGACCGCATGCAGCGGGATCTCTACACGGCCTTGCGAACAGGACTCAACTGGCCAGCCAGGCTCAGG